From one Agathobaculum sp. NTUH-O15-33 genomic stretch:
- a CDS encoding acetyl-CoA hydrolase/transferase family protein, which translates to MSWKPYYEKHKMPAAQAVKLIQSGQIVSIGHAVGEPTALVDALVADADRLNNVELLHMVLMGKGEYLSERMAGHFRHNSLFVGGAARKAVELGRADFTPCYFHCVPELLRSTLKPDVAMIMVSPPDEEGNCSLGVSVDYTLAGALAAGTVIAQVNRHMPRCHGDCFLHVTDLTAIVEQDQPLIELQPAQIGETEQAIGRYCASLIRDGDCLQLGIGALPDAVLNCLGDKNDLGLHTEMFSDGAIDLIRAGNINGRRKNLHPGKHVATFLMGTRRLYDFVDDNPSVYMAPVDYVNDPLIIGQNNDLVSINSCVQIDLSGQVCSESVGLRQISAVGGQVDFIRGAALSKGGRSIIAVSSTAAGGRVSKIVPVLDEGAAVTTNRMDVEYIVTEYGVADLKGKTLRERAEALIQVAHPDFRPMLLRAYEQRFHQKWAG; encoded by the coding sequence ATGAGCTGGAAACCGTATTATGAAAAGCATAAAATGCCGGCCGCGCAGGCCGTTAAGCTGATACAGTCCGGCCAGATCGTTTCCATTGGCCACGCGGTTGGCGAACCGACCGCGCTGGTCGACGCGCTGGTCGCGGACGCGGACCGCCTGAACAACGTCGAGCTGCTGCACATGGTGCTGATGGGCAAGGGAGAATATCTGTCCGAACGAATGGCCGGGCATTTCCGACACAACTCGCTGTTTGTCGGCGGCGCGGCGCGCAAGGCCGTGGAGCTGGGGCGCGCGGACTTTACGCCCTGCTATTTTCACTGCGTGCCCGAACTGCTGCGCTCCACGCTCAAACCGGATGTGGCCATGATCATGGTCAGCCCGCCGGATGAGGAAGGAAATTGCTCGCTGGGCGTTTCGGTCGATTACACGCTGGCGGGCGCGCTGGCGGCGGGCACGGTGATCGCACAGGTGAACCGGCATATGCCGCGCTGCCACGGCGACTGCTTTCTGCATGTGACCGATCTGACCGCCATCGTCGAACAGGATCAGCCGCTGATCGAGTTGCAGCCCGCCCAGATCGGCGAGACCGAGCAGGCCATCGGCCGGTATTGCGCGTCGCTCATCCGCGACGGCGACTGCCTACAGCTCGGCATCGGCGCGCTGCCGGACGCGGTGCTGAACTGCCTTGGCGACAAAAACGATTTGGGGCTGCACACGGAAATGTTCTCCGACGGCGCGATCGACCTGATCCGCGCGGGCAACATCAACGGGCGGCGGAAAAACCTGCACCCCGGCAAGCATGTGGCGACCTTTCTGATGGGCACCAGACGGCTTTACGACTTTGTTGACGACAACCCGAGCGTGTACATGGCCCCGGTGGACTATGTGAACGATCCGCTGATCATCGGCCAGAACAACGATCTGGTATCGATCAATTCCTGCGTACAGATCGATCTGTCCGGACAAGTCTGCTCGGAATCGGTCGGTCTGCGACAGATCAGCGCCGTGGGCGGGCAGGTCGATTTTATCCGGGGCGCGGCGCTGAGCAAGGGCGGCCGGTCGATCATTGCGGTGTCCTCCACCGCCGCAGGCGGGCGGGTTTCCAAAATCGTCCCCGTGCTGGACGAGGGAGCGGCGGTGACTACCAACCGGATGGACGTGGAATACATCGTCACGGAATACGGCGTAGCCGACCTGAAGGGCAAGACGCTGCGGGAGCGCGCGGAAGCGCTGATTCAAGTCGCGCATCCCGATTTTCGCCCCATGCTGCTGCGCGCCTACGAGCAGCGGTTTCACCAAAAATGGGCGGGTTAA
- a CDS encoding 4-hydroxyphenylacetate 3-hydroxylase family protein, whose translation MMTKEQYVESLRGLHLNLYRFGERVENVVDDEVVRPSLNSFAATYELAEDPQYEDLMTAVSSLTGKKINRFTHLHQSADDLIKKVKMQRLLGQKTAACFQRCVGLDAANAVFSTTFETDEAHGTSYHENFKQFWTEVQENDWGVDGAMTDVKGDRSLSPSKQADPDLFLHVVERTADGVYVTGAKAHQTGYLNSHYVLVMPTIAMREGDEDYAISFACPTDADGITLILGRQSCDTRKTEEYNDIDVGNKVYGGHEVLVIFDRVFIPNDMIFLNGEVDFAGMMVERFAGYHRQSYGGCKVGVGDVLIGATALAGDMAGSAKASHVKDKLIEMTHLNETLYCCGIACSSQGTKTKAGNYLIDLLLANVCKQNVTRFPYEIARLAQDLAGGVMVTQPSEADYRNPATHDYIEKYLKGVASVPTEDRMRVLRLIENMTMGTAAVGYLPESMHGAGSPQAQRIMIARQSNLEMKKQLARAIARIE comes from the coding sequence ATGATGACAAAAGAGCAATACGTGGAATCCCTGCGGGGGCTGCACCTGAACCTGTACCGCTTTGGCGAAAGGGTGGAAAATGTGGTGGACGACGAGGTCGTCCGGCCCTCGCTCAATTCTTTTGCCGCGACCTACGAGCTGGCCGAGGACCCGCAGTACGAGGACCTGATGACCGCCGTTTCCAGCTTAACCGGCAAAAAGATCAACCGGTTTACCCACCTGCACCAGTCTGCCGACGATTTGATCAAAAAGGTCAAGATGCAGCGCCTTTTGGGGCAAAAGACGGCGGCCTGCTTCCAGCGCTGCGTCGGTCTGGACGCGGCCAACGCCGTGTTCTCCACCACCTTTGAAACCGACGAGGCCCACGGCACAAGCTATCACGAAAACTTCAAACAGTTCTGGACCGAGGTGCAGGAAAACGACTGGGGCGTGGACGGCGCGATGACCGACGTGAAGGGCGACCGCTCGCTCTCGCCTTCCAAACAGGCCGATCCTGATCTGTTCCTGCACGTGGTCGAACGCACGGCGGACGGTGTATATGTCACAGGCGCCAAGGCGCACCAGACCGGCTACTTAAATTCGCACTACGTGCTCGTCATGCCGACCATCGCCATGCGCGAGGGCGACGAGGACTACGCGATCTCCTTCGCCTGCCCGACCGACGCGGACGGCATCACGCTCATTCTCGGCCGGCAATCCTGCGACACGCGCAAGACTGAGGAGTATAACGATATCGACGTGGGCAACAAGGTGTACGGCGGCCACGAGGTGCTGGTCATTTTTGACCGCGTGTTCATCCCGAACGATATGATCTTTTTAAACGGCGAAGTGGACTTCGCGGGCATGATGGTGGAGCGTTTCGCGGGCTACCACCGCCAAAGCTACGGCGGCTGCAAGGTCGGCGTGGGCGACGTGCTGATCGGGGCGACCGCGCTCGCGGGCGACATGGCGGGTTCCGCCAAGGCCAGCCACGTCAAGGATAAGCTGATCGAGATGACACATCTGAACGAAACGCTGTACTGTTGCGGGATCGCGTGCTCGTCGCAGGGCACCAAGACCAAGGCGGGCAACTACCTGATCGACCTGCTGCTGGCCAATGTGTGCAAGCAGAACGTGACCCGCTTCCCGTACGAGATCGCCAGACTTGCGCAGGACCTCGCGGGCGGCGTCATGGTGACCCAGCCCTCCGAGGCGGACTACCGCAACCCCGCGACGCATGATTACATCGAGAAGTACTTAAAGGGCGTGGCGAGCGTTCCGACCGAGGACCGCATGCGCGTGCTGCGCCTGATCGAAAACATGACCATGGGCACGGCCGCTGTCGGTTATCTGCCCGAATCCATGCACGGCGCGGGCTCGCCGCAGGCCCAGCGCATCATGATCGCAAGACAGTCCAACCTCGAAATGAAAAAGCAGCTGGCAAGAGCCATTGCGCGGATCGAATGA
- a CDS encoding zinc-dependent alcohol dehydrogenase encodes MKAAVISAKDSIHLQQAPIPEIGDGEALIRLRYCGICGSDLHVLHGQHPTARFPVVPGHEFVGELIEARGMGAEQFAPGDMVVAQPFFSCGNCEPCAQGHDNVCRDLHFMGAHCDGAFAEYVKVLTRKMYKIPKELNLRLAALAEPVAVAVHDVRRSGLQVGQTALIIGGGPIGMLIAMVARASGARRVVISEINAFRRGFAERHGFDTLNPLDADFAAQIGALTEGKGFDVSFEVSGSRPGIAAAVEHTTIGGMIMVVGMTKEPYPVDLSAMFSKELRMQGVRIHAQYNFIGAVELLKSGELNEAFASLISKVYPLDQVEEAFAFADVPGDYFKVLVEMQ; translated from the coding sequence ATGAAAGCAGCGGTCATCTCCGCCAAGGACAGCATCCATTTGCAGCAGGCGCCTATCCCCGAGATCGGCGACGGCGAAGCGCTCATTCGCCTTCGCTATTGCGGTATTTGCGGCAGCGATCTGCACGTGCTGCATGGGCAGCATCCAACGGCCAGATTTCCGGTCGTGCCGGGCCACGAATTCGTCGGCGAGCTGATCGAAGCCCGGGGCATGGGCGCGGAACAGTTTGCGCCGGGCGATATGGTGGTGGCGCAGCCCTTTTTTTCCTGCGGCAACTGCGAACCGTGCGCGCAAGGGCATGACAACGTATGCCGCGATCTTCACTTTATGGGCGCGCACTGCGACGGCGCGTTTGCCGAGTACGTCAAGGTGCTGACGCGCAAAATGTACAAGATCCCGAAGGAGCTCAATCTTCGTTTGGCCGCGCTGGCCGAGCCGGTCGCCGTTGCGGTGCACGATGTACGGCGCAGCGGGCTGCAAGTGGGACAAACCGCGCTGATCATCGGCGGCGGGCCGATCGGCATGCTGATCGCCATGGTCGCGCGGGCTTCGGGCGCGCGGCGGGTCGTGATATCCGAGATCAACGCCTTCCGCCGCGGCTTCGCCGAGCGTCACGGCTTTGATACCCTGAACCCGTTGGACGCGGACTTTGCCGCGCAGATCGGCGCTTTGACCGAGGGCAAGGGCTTTGACGTGAGCTTTGAGGTCTCCGGCAGCAGGCCGGGCATTGCCGCCGCCGTGGAGCATACGACGATCGGCGGCATGATTATGGTGGTCGGCATGACGAAGGAGCCCTACCCTGTCGATCTGTCCGCCATGTTCTCCAAGGAGCTGCGCATGCAGGGTGTGCGTATTCACGCGCAATACAATTTTATCGGCGCGGTGGAACTGCTGAAAAGCGGCGAGCTGAACGAGGCGTTTGCTTCGCTGATCAGCAAGGTATATCCGCTCGATCAGGTGGAGGAGGCGTTTGCCTTTGCGGATGTGCCCGGCGATTATTTTAAAGTTCTGGTAGAAATGCAATAA
- a CDS encoding transketolase family protein: protein MVKLEAALQEEAREMRAVFAEVMEELSQKDKRVVYLDADIINSIGMTDFWKAHPDRTVNCGIQEANMIGMAAGMSATGLIPFAHTFGTFATRRVMDQVFLSAAYAKLNVRIIGSDPGVTAALNGGTHMPFEDMGMMRCIPGVTILEPTDSVMLADLMRQTKDRYGVFYIRLSRKKAEKIYEDGSTFEIGKAVKLRDGNDVMLFATGIAVADALRASDLLAKEKISAGVSNMFTIKPIDEQAVIEAAKFSGAIVTAENHNVINGLGSAVSEVLTGHHCCPLERVGVQDRFGEVGDVAYLKKTLHLTAEDIAEAAKRAIARKG from the coding sequence ATGGTCAAATTAGAAGCGGCGCTTCAGGAGGAAGCGCGCGAAATGCGCGCGGTCTTTGCCGAAGTAATGGAGGAACTGTCCCAAAAGGACAAGCGCGTCGTCTATCTGGACGCGGATATCATCAACAGCATCGGTATGACGGATTTTTGGAAGGCACACCCCGATCGCACGGTCAACTGCGGCATACAGGAAGCCAACATGATCGGTATGGCGGCGGGCATGTCGGCCACGGGGCTGATCCCATTCGCGCATACCTTCGGCACCTTCGCCACGCGCCGCGTGATGGATCAGGTGTTTCTCTCGGCGGCGTACGCCAAGCTGAACGTGCGCATCATCGGTTCGGACCCCGGCGTGACCGCCGCGCTCAACGGCGGCACGCACATGCCGTTCGAGGATATGGGCATGATGCGCTGCATCCCGGGCGTCACGATCCTAGAACCGACCGATTCCGTGATGCTGGCTGATCTGATGCGCCAAACCAAGGACCGATACGGCGTGTTTTACATACGGCTGTCCCGCAAGAAGGCGGAAAAGATCTATGAGGACGGGTCAACGTTCGAGATCGGCAAAGCGGTAAAGCTGCGCGACGGCAACGATGTGATGCTCTTTGCCACCGGCATCGCGGTAGCGGACGCGCTGCGCGCTTCCGACCTGCTGGCCAAGGAAAAGATCAGCGCGGGCGTTTCCAATATGTTCACGATCAAGCCGATCGATGAGCAGGCGGTCATCGAGGCGGCAAAGTTCTCCGGCGCGATCGTCACGGCCGAAAACCACAACGTGATAAACGGTCTGGGTTCGGCGGTGTCCGAGGTATTAACCGGTCACCATTGCTGTCCGCTGGAACGCGTGGGCGTGCAGGATCGTTTCGGCGAGGTCGGCGACGTGGCTTACCTAAAGAAAACGCTGCACCTTACGGCGGAGGATATCGCGGAAGCCGCGAAACGCGCGATTGCAAGAAAGGGTTGA
- a CDS encoding transketolase, translated as MNETVTQQIFAAKIRMTTLRGLRKIGAGHIGGAMSMADLMAVLYSGVMRVDPQEPNWEDRDWLVVSKGHCGPAVYATLALRGYFPEDEIETINQPGTRLPSHCDRNLTPGVDMSTGSLGQGMSTALGVAWGNRYQGLGSYTYLVLGDGECEEGQIWEGALNAHQQKLDHLIAFVDCNQKQLDGYTKDVCDLGDLRGKFEAFGWDAQTVDGHDHAAITAAIERAKQVSGKPHMIVLQTEKGKGCTFAEGVLYNHHIKFTQAQYQQAIEALEQQIKALGQAEV; from the coding sequence ATGAATGAAACGGTAACGCAACAAATTTTCGCGGCGAAAATCCGCATGACGACGCTGCGCGGTCTGCGCAAGATCGGCGCGGGCCATATCGGCGGAGCAATGTCGATGGCCGACCTGATGGCCGTGCTGTACAGCGGCGTCATGCGTGTCGATCCGCAAGAACCAAACTGGGAGGACCGCGACTGGCTGGTGGTTTCCAAAGGGCACTGCGGGCCCGCGGTTTACGCGACGCTCGCGCTGCGCGGCTACTTCCCGGAGGACGAAATCGAAACGATCAACCAACCGGGCACGCGGCTGCCCAGCCACTGCGACCGCAACCTGACCCCCGGCGTCGATATGTCCACCGGCTCTCTTGGGCAGGGCATGAGTACGGCGCTGGGCGTGGCGTGGGGCAACCGCTATCAAGGGCTGGGCAGCTACACCTATCTGGTGTTGGGCGACGGCGAATGCGAGGAAGGCCAGATCTGGGAAGGCGCGCTGAACGCCCACCAGCAAAAGCTGGACCATTTGATCGCCTTTGTCGACTGTAACCAAAAACAGCTGGACGGTTACACAAAGGATGTATGCGATCTGGGCGACCTTAGGGGGAAATTTGAAGCCTTCGGCTGGGACGCGCAGACGGTGGACGGCCACGACCACGCCGCGATTACGGCGGCGATCGAACGCGCCAAGCAGGTTTCCGGCAAGCCGCACATGATCGTGCTGCAAACGGAAAAGGGCAAGGGCTGCACCTTCGCGGAGGGCGTTCTCTACAACCATCACATAAAATTTACGCAGGCGCAGTATCAGCAGGCCATCGAGGCGCTGGAGCAGCAGATCAAGGCGCTTGGCCAAGCGGAGGTGTAA
- a CDS encoding 4-hydroxybutyrate dehydrogenase, whose translation MYTFSLPPCLKGYDTFAAFAATEQLEKNDLIITNEFIFDPFVKPCNVPCKALFQEKYGAGEPNDQMIDAIRADIPANTKRIIAIGGGTVIDIAKVLTFTGDWTTEDIFMGRVIPQKARRLTVIPTTCGTGSEVTNVTICELKNLSTKKGLALDTMYADEAVLIPEMVRTLPYRFFATSSIDALIHAVESYLSPKAIAHSEAFSEKAIEKIIAGYRYIARNGGESWKDKAEDFLTASNFAGIAFGYAGCAAVHALSYPLGGRYHIPHGEANQLMFAEVMRAYRVKHPAGKLTQLETLFGRELGVKPEEALDRLYELMDTILPRKPLREYGMTPEEFPQFADSVIEGQQRLLRNNYTALTREDMIAIYNACC comes from the coding sequence ATGTACACGTTTTCATTACCGCCCTGTTTAAAGGGTTATGACACGTTTGCCGCCTTTGCAGCGACCGAGCAGCTTGAAAAAAACGATCTAATCATTACCAATGAGTTTATTTTCGATCCGTTCGTCAAGCCCTGCAACGTTCCGTGCAAAGCGTTGTTTCAAGAGAAATACGGTGCGGGCGAACCGAACGATCAGATGATCGACGCGATCCGCGCGGACATTCCCGCGAATACAAAGCGCATCATCGCGATTGGCGGCGGCACCGTTATCGATATTGCCAAGGTGCTCACCTTCACCGGCGATTGGACGACGGAGGATATCTTTATGGGGCGCGTGATCCCGCAGAAAGCGCGCCGCCTGACGGTCATCCCCACCACCTGCGGCACCGGCAGCGAGGTCACCAACGTGACGATCTGCGAACTGAAGAACCTTTCCACCAAAAAAGGCCTTGCGCTCGATACGATGTACGCGGACGAGGCGGTGTTGATCCCGGAGATGGTGCGCACGCTGCCCTACCGCTTTTTCGCGACCAGCTCGATCGACGCGCTGATCCACGCGGTGGAATCCTACCTTTCGCCAAAAGCCATCGCGCACAGCGAAGCGTTTTCCGAAAAAGCAATTGAAAAGATCATTGCCGGCTACCGCTATATCGCGCGAAACGGCGGCGAGTCTTGGAAGGATAAGGCGGAGGATTTTCTCACCGCCTCCAACTTTGCCGGAATTGCTTTTGGCTACGCGGGCTGCGCGGCCGTGCACGCGCTGAGCTATCCGCTCGGCGGCAGGTACCATATCCCCCATGGCGAAGCCAACCAGCTGATGTTTGCCGAGGTCATGCGCGCTTACCGCGTAAAACACCCCGCCGGCAAGCTAACGCAGTTGGAAACGCTGTTCGGGCGCGAGCTGGGCGTAAAACCCGAGGAGGCGCTGGACCGGCTATACGAACTGATGGATACCATTCTGCCGCGCAAGCCGCTGCGGGAATACGGCATGACGCCCGAGGAGTTCCCGCAGTTTGCCGACAGCGTGATCGAGGGCCAGCAGCGTTTGCTGCGCAATAACTACACCGCGCTGACGCGCGAGGACATGATCGCGATCTATAACGCCTGCTGCTGA
- a CDS encoding GntR family transcriptional regulator — translation MPKTKTCLSGPVYDYLLEQIMSGQYKPGERIPETKVAAVFGISRTPVRDAMRRLASDGLIDLQPHRFAQVAKYTPDTIRDIGMLRISLDSMAIKLAMLYGNQSEFMELRGIAETCEQGMLTNNDALRRTADCDFHLALARISGNRLLLQFQTELYLRVNFVLLQQPNIVVNKQRHIRQHFQIVDALAAHDEDGALRIINEHLFSFYDLSSKVPEHFFQLGAQFPHP, via the coding sequence ATGCCGAAAACGAAAACTTGTCTAAGTGGACCCGTTTATGATTACCTGCTGGAGCAGATCATGTCGGGACAGTACAAACCGGGGGAGCGTATCCCGGAAACCAAAGTGGCCGCGGTGTTCGGCATCAGCCGCACGCCTGTGCGGGATGCCATGCGACGCCTTGCGAGCGACGGCCTGATTGATTTGCAGCCGCACCGCTTTGCACAGGTAGCCAAGTATACCCCGGACACCATACGCGACATCGGCATGCTGCGCATTTCGCTCGACAGCATGGCAATCAAACTGGCGATGCTTTACGGCAACCAGTCCGAATTTATGGAGCTGCGCGGCATCGCGGAGACCTGTGAACAGGGGATGCTGACAAACAACGACGCTCTGCGCCGCACCGCGGATTGCGATTTTCATTTGGCGCTTGCGCGGATCAGCGGCAATCGGCTGTTGCTGCAATTCCAAACAGAGCTTTACCTGCGGGTGAATTTTGTTTTGCTGCAGCAGCCCAACATCGTCGTCAATAAGCAGCGGCACATTCGCCAGCATTTCCAAATTGTGGACGCGCTGGCGGCGCACGATGAGGACGGCGCGCTTCGGATCATCAACGAGCATCTTTTTTCGTTTTATGATCTTTCCTCTAAGGTGCCGGAACACTTTTTCCAATTGGGCGCCCAATTCCCGCACCCATAA
- a CDS encoding GntR family transcriptional regulator gives MSKSSVGLSEPAYKSILHQIMTKQLMPGEKIPETKIAQEFHISRTPVRDAIRQLSNDGLVEIFPNRFAQVKEFSKDEITEIGTLRVSLDVMAVKLAGLFGSRADFLQLNELAEACSAAYEAGDGESRRKLDCDFHVKLAEIAGNALLLKFQRELCMKVEYIMLHYPITVENECSHLRQHHELAEALMEHDETRAVELIISHLSSFYGLKDKFPEGFFHMVL, from the coding sequence GTGTCAAAAAGCAGTGTTGGATTGAGCGAACCGGCGTATAAAAGCATTTTGCATCAAATTATGACCAAGCAGCTCATGCCAGGGGAGAAAATTCCCGAAACGAAGATCGCACAGGAATTTCATATCAGCCGTACCCCGGTACGCGACGCGATCCGTCAGCTCAGCAATGACGGCCTCGTAGAGATCTTTCCCAATCGCTTTGCGCAGGTCAAAGAATTTTCCAAGGATGAGATCACCGAGATCGGCACACTCCGCGTTTCGCTTGACGTAATGGCGGTCAAGCTGGCCGGGCTGTTCGGCAGCCGCGCGGATTTTTTGCAGCTGAACGAATTGGCGGAAGCCTGCTCCGCCGCCTATGAAGCGGGGGACGGCGAATCACGCCGCAAGCTGGATTGTGACTTCCATGTCAAACTGGCGGAGATCGCCGGCAATGCGTTGCTGCTTAAATTCCAGCGCGAGCTATGCATGAAGGTGGAATACATCATGCTGCACTACCCCATCACGGTAGAGAATGAGTGCAGCCACCTGCGCCAGCATCACGAACTGGCGGAAGCGCTCATGGAGCATGATGAGACACGCGCCGTAGAACTGATCATTTCCCACCTATCCTCCTTCTATGGCTTAAAAGACAAATTCCCGGAAGGCTTTTTCCACATGGTTCTCTAA
- a CDS encoding SDR family NAD(P)-dependent oxidoreductase yields the protein MDLKLKGKLALVTGSTAGIGKGVAKLLLQEGAIVVINGRRLEPLQEAAGELSAYGVCHMACGDLSTPEGAQAVIDAVDALGELDVFVGNMGAYKGTPFAEISDSEWEWMMNTNLYSQIRMCRHFLPQMLRRNCGRMVLVASECGVKPLTDMVHYSVSKTAVIGLARALAELTKGTKVAVNSLLPGLTWTENTAAYQTDRARREGKALDQAIREYFVNYEPTQLLQRITTVEEVASTIVYYCSEVAAATNGATIRAEGGLIRSI from the coding sequence ATGGATTTGAAGCTGAAAGGAAAACTGGCACTGGTCACCGGTTCTACGGCAGGCATAGGAAAAGGCGTGGCAAAGCTGCTGCTGCAAGAAGGGGCGATCGTCGTTATTAACGGCAGGCGGCTCGAACCTTTGCAAGAGGCGGCGGGGGAGCTGTCCGCGTACGGCGTATGCCATATGGCGTGCGGCGATCTATCGACTCCGGAGGGCGCGCAAGCGGTAATCGACGCTGTAGACGCGCTGGGCGAGCTGGACGTTTTCGTGGGCAATATGGGCGCATATAAGGGCACGCCGTTCGCGGAGATCAGCGACAGCGAGTGGGAATGGATGATGAACACCAACCTGTATTCGCAGATCCGCATGTGCCGTCACTTCCTGCCGCAAATGCTGCGGCGCAACTGTGGCCGCATGGTTCTGGTAGCCAGTGAATGCGGTGTAAAGCCGCTTACCGATATGGTTCATTACAGTGTTTCCAAAACCGCCGTGATCGGTCTGGCCCGCGCCTTGGCCGAGCTGACGAAGGGAACGAAGGTCGCGGTCAATTCGCTGCTGCCCGGCCTTACTTGGACGGAAAACACCGCGGCCTATCAAACCGACCGCGCTAGGCGCGAAGGCAAGGCGCTCGATCAGGCCATACGGGAGTATTTTGTCAATTACGAACCCACACAGCTTTTACAGCGCATCACAACAGTGGAGGAAGTCGCCTCCACCATCGTTTACTACTGTTCGGAGGTAGCCGCCGCGACGAACGGCGCCACGATCCGCGCGGAAGGCGGATTGATCCGCAGCATCTAA
- a CDS encoding aldehyde dehydrogenase family protein: protein MKMQNVIDESTGKLVGSVPRYTGEEIAEMVDIAFDAQPRWENSPLFERGQILYKLCDKIDENIDEIANYMACEMGKPIMQARAEVTYAAEIGRNNIEYGKHMFGRVLCDSSEGHENDVVMVRHEALGVIAAVIPFNYPVELTIQKIVPALLMGNAVIVKASTTAPCSVKKLIDLAHEVGVPKDVLHYVTASREDCTKNLLTNKKVACLALTGSNDAGTEIMHDAAPTIKKVVLELGGNDPLIIREDVAGDSEQMLKAIECLGWGRILENNGQVCASPKRTLVHKKAHDAFVECLLTFVKSLKRGHATDPEAQLTRLVSSTAAERVAAQIQHTIDQGATLLYGGTHDGAAMDVTILDNVTKDMDIAKDMEVFGPVVPIITFETDEEAVAIANQSKYGLSSCVITQDMHKAFYYAEAIESSAVWVNGSSALRHNDQPFGGCKGTGIGNEGAGYSCEEFTRRKTIGFRNVSPKQHLFQHQDGTGAVLADVRKIVEKVVK, encoded by the coding sequence ATGAAGATGCAAAATGTTATCGACGAATCCACCGGCAAGCTTGTGGGCTCTGTCCCACGCTATACTGGCGAGGAAATCGCAGAAATGGTTGACATCGCGTTCGACGCACAGCCGCGTTGGGAAAACTCTCCCCTCTTTGAGCGTGGTCAGATTCTGTACAAGCTATGCGATAAGATCGATGAAAACATTGATGAAATCGCCAACTACATGGCATGCGAAATGGGCAAGCCCATTATGCAGGCCCGCGCCGAGGTCACTTATGCCGCCGAGATCGGACGGAACAATATCGAATACGGCAAGCACATGTTCGGCCGGGTATTGTGCGACAGCTCGGAGGGCCACGAAAACGATGTTGTCATGGTGCGACACGAAGCGTTGGGCGTAATCGCAGCGGTCATTCCTTTCAACTATCCGGTCGAACTGACGATCCAGAAGATTGTTCCCGCACTGCTGATGGGCAACGCTGTCATTGTAAAAGCGTCTACCACCGCCCCGTGCAGCGTCAAGAAGCTGATTGATTTGGCGCATGAGGTCGGCGTTCCTAAGGATGTACTGCACTACGTGACCGCGAGCCGTGAGGACTGCACCAAAAATCTGCTGACCAACAAAAAAGTCGCCTGCTTGGCGCTCACCGGCAGCAACGACGCCGGCACGGAAATCATGCACGACGCCGCCCCCACTATCAAAAAGGTCGTGCTTGAATTGGGCGGCAATGATCCGCTGATTATCCGCGAGGACGTCGCGGGGGATTCCGAGCAGATGCTCAAGGCGATTGAGTGTTTGGGCTGGGGCCGCATTTTGGAAAATAACGGTCAGGTATGCGCCTCGCCCAAGCGCACGCTGGTACATAAAAAAGCGCATGACGCTTTCGTGGAATGCCTGCTGACCTTTGTCAAAAGCCTTAAGCGTGGTCACGCGACCGACCCCGAAGCGCAGCTCACCCGTCTCGTATCCTCTACCGCGGCCGAGCGTGTGGCGGCGCAGATCCAGCACACCATCGATCAGGGCGCAACGCTGCTGTACGGCGGCACGCACGACGGCGCGGCGATGGATGTGACCATTTTGGACAACGTCACCAAGGATATGGACATTGCAAAGGACATGGAGGTGTTTGGCCCGGTCGTTCCGATCATCACCTTTGAAACCGATGAAGAGGCAGTCGCGATTGCCAACCAGAGCAAGTATGGCTTAAGCTCCTGCGTCATCACGCAGGATATGCACAAGGCATTTTATTATGCGGAAGCCATTGAATCCTCCGCCGTGTGGGTCAACGGTTCGAGCGCGCTGCGCCACAACGATCAGCCGTTCGGCGGCTGCAAGGGCACCGGCATTGGCAACGAGGGCGCGGGATATTCGTGCGAGGAGTTTACCCGCCGGAAAACGATCGGCTTCCGCAACGTATCCCCGAAGCAGCATCTGTTCCAGCATCAGGACGGCACCGGCGCAGTACTTGCCGATGTGCGTAAAATTGTTGAAAAGGTAGTCAAGTAA